The genomic stretch AACCGCTCATCGGGATCATCGAAGTGGATCTGCATATGATCGAAGGATTCGGGGTCGTACTCTCTTCCCAGCCAGTCGATCAGATCTTTTCGGTCTGGGTGTTTCTTGTTATTCATTGCCTCAACAAGATCACGATAACCCATTGTTCCTCCGACATCTTCGGGCGGGCAGGCTCGTTCACCGGCGATGCATCTAGGGTACTTGGCGCTCAAGTCTCTACCGAGAACCTCTTCGAGAAGAATATCGTGGATCCAGTTGTCTCCGAAATCATAGAGGTATGACGCTTTTCGGTTATGAATCGAGAGATAATCAGAGATGCGCGACCTTCTGCAATCGAGGACCTCTTTGAAGTCGTCTTCAATAGGAAGCCC from Mesotoga infera encodes the following:
- a CDS encoding plasmid pRiA4b ORF-3 family protein, with protein sequence MKKGYKLIYQFKIMLLDITPLIWRRIQVPDVYTFWDLHIAIQDAMGWSDYHLHEFQVIDPKSDELVYIGLPIEDDFKEVLDCRRSRISDYLSIHNRKASYLYDFGDNWIHDILLEEVLGRDLSAKYPRCIAGERACPPEDVGGTMGYRDLVEAMNNKKHPDRKDLIDWLGREYDPESFDHMQIHFDDPDERLKNTY